A single genomic interval of Danio aesculapii chromosome 5, fDanAes4.1, whole genome shotgun sequence harbors:
- the LOC130229175 gene encoding LOW QUALITY PROTEIN: lysosomal membrane ascorbate-dependent ferrireductase CYB561A3 (The sequence of the model RefSeq protein was modified relative to this genomic sequence to represent the inferred CDS: inserted 1 base in 1 codon), giving the protein MERGTELKKNAVTSLFGILETPKVLYSDTCALLKTPSLIEXVLSYLFETISYRMRGIVGFYITYLLCLILGIACVVLVVHWNCMYRDGFAWDGSSKNFNWHPVFMVTGMLVLYGNAAVVYRIPLTWGHNKLPWKLLHAGLLLLSFIFSVIGLCAVFNFHNVNHTANLYSLHSWVGICTAALFTAQWVLGFTSFLLPCTPMAVRTLVKPTHVWMGAMILVLSIVSCISGINEKLLFVLKGNTNGTKPYSALPPEAVAANSLGVIIVAFGLVVLKILSNQMWQRPEPGDDEGVYRPLAYDGS; this is encoded by the exons ATGGAAAGAGGAACTGAGCTCAAGAAAAACGCTGTCACGAGTTTATTTGGTATTTTGGAGACACCAAAGGTACTGTACAGTGACACGTGTGCTCTTCTAAAAACACCCAGCTTGATTG AAGTGCTCTCTTATTTGTTTGAGACTAT CTCTTACAGGATGAGAGGAATTGTTGGATTTTACATTACCTATCTTCTGTGTCTGATTTTGGGGATCGCCTGTGTGGTATTAGTAGTTCACTGGAATTGCATGTATCGAGATGGATTTGCATGGGACGGCTCATCTAAGAACTTCAACTGGCACCCCGTGTTCATGGTCACTGGCATGCTGGTACTTTATGGGAATG CGGCCGTAGTGTACCGTATTCCACTGACGTGGGGTCACAATAAGCTCCCCTGGAAGCTGCTACATGCTGGTCTTCTGCtcctttctttcattttttctgTTATCGGACTTTGTGCTGTGTTTAACTTCCACAATGTAAACCACACAGCCAACCTTTATTCTCTCCATAGCTGGGTGGGGATTTGTACCGCTGCACTTTTCACAGCACAG TGGGTCTTGGGATTTACCTCATTTCTCTTACCTTGCACCCCAATGGCCGTACGTACTCTTGTAAAGCCAACTCATGTTTGGATGGGAGCAATGATCTTGGTATTGAGCATTGTGTCCTGCATCTCAGGGATCAATGAAAAGCTCTTGTTTGTACT AAAAGGAAACACCAATGGGACAAAGCCTTATTCTGCCTTACCACCAGAGGCAGTTGCTGCTAATTCTTTGGGAGTCATCATTGTAGCATTTGGATTGGTTGTTTTGAAAATCTTGTCCAATCAGATGTGGCAACGTCCTGAGCCTGGCGATGACGAGGGAGTTTACAGG CCACTTGCTTATGATGGAAGCTGA
- the zgc:153409 gene encoding histone H4: MSGRGKGGKGLGKGGAKRHRKVLRDNIQGITKPAIRRLARRGGVKRISGLIYEETRGVLKVFLENVIRDAVTYTEHAKRKTVTAMDVVYALKRQGRTLYGFGG, encoded by the coding sequence ATGTCTGGACGAGGAAAAGGAGGCAAGGGGCTCGGAAAAGGTGGCGCAAAACGCCACCGTAAAGTTCTCAGAGACAACATTCAAGGCATCACGAAACCGGCTATTCGCCGTCTTGCGCGTCGCGGCGGTGTGAAGCGTATTTCTGGGCTGATCTACGAAGAGACGAGAGGTGTTCTGAAAGTGTTCCTGGAAAACGTCATTCGCGACGCTGTAACCTACACTGAGCACGCTAAGCGCAAGACTGTGACCGCTATGGACGTAGTGTACGCTCTGAAGCGACAAGGCCGTACATTGTATGGTTTTGGCGGTTAA
- the LOC130229176 gene encoding histone H1: MAETAPAPAAAPAKSPRKKATKAKKPGPSVSDLIVKAVAASNERKGVSLAALKKALAGGGYDVEKNNSRVKIALKALVKRGALVQTKGTGASGSFKVSKKAATKKPAKKVVAKPKKPVVKKKKAAAKVAKPKKAAVKKAAPKKSPKKVKKPAAKKVAKSPKKVKKPAVKKVAKSPKKVKAVKPKAAKPKAAKAKKTAAKKK, from the coding sequence ATGGCAGAAACTGCTCCTGCTCCCGCGGCTGCTCCGGCCAAATCTCCAAGGAAGAAGGCGACAAAGGCGAAAAAGCCCGGACCCAGCGTGTCAGACCTCATCGTGAAGGCGGTTGCTGCTTCCAACGAGCGCAAAGGAGTTTCCCTAGCGGCTCTGAAGAAGGCTTTGGCAGGTGGTGGATATGACGTCGAGAAGAACAACTCTCGCGTCAAGATTGCCCTGAAAGCTTTGGTGAAAAGGGGGGCGCTTGTTCAGACCAAAGGCACCGGAGCGTCCGGATCCTTCAAGGTGAGCAAGAAAGCAGCCACCAAGAAACCCGCCAAGAAAGTTGTGGCGAAGCCGAAGAAGCCAGTCGTCAAGAAGAAGAAGGCGGCGGCCAAGGTGGCAAAGCCCAAGAAGGCAGCAGTAAAGAAAGCCGCCCCAAAGAAGTCTCCTAAGAAGGTGAAGAAACCGGCTGCCAAGAAAGTCGCCAAAAGCCCTAAGAAAGTGAAGAAGCCGGCTGTGAAGAAAGTTGCAAAGAGTCCTAAGAAGGTCAAAGCAGTGAAACCTAAAGCTGCTAAGCCCAAGGCTGCCAAGGCGAAGAAGACGGCCGCCAAGAAGAAGTAG